Part of the Natronobacterium gregoryi SP2 genome, AAGCCGAGCAAGACCCGACCAGCGGAGAAGCGTCCGCAACGGGAAGCGACGGCGATAGCGCGGCCGGTGGCGACGAAGAAGCGGGCGGCGTCATCTCGAGTACTGCTGCTGGCATGCTCGATCCGTTCACCGAGGAAGAGACGACCGAAGACGACATCGGCGGGTACGCCTACGATATCGCGTTCGTCTTCAACAGTCTCACTTCGAAGATGTTCCGGATCGTCGGCCTCCTGATGATCGTCATGGGTGGCAGTTTCTTCTGGCTGTACCAGGGCGGTCTCCGACAGGTCCTCACGGCTTTCCTCGATCGGGTGCCGGAGCCAGTCCTCCAGGAGGTCGCCGTCCGCAACGGCATCGATCCCAGCGGGATGGCGCTCGAAGAACTCATCATGCAGATGGACATCGTCATCGCCCTCCATCCGGTCGAAGTGCTGATCTTCAACGTGAAAGTGAGCGTGCTCGCTTCGATTATCGCCGTCTTGCCGCTGGTCTTGTACTACGCCTGGCCCGCACTCAAAGAGCGCGGTCTCGTGTACGGTGACCGACGCATCTTCATCGTCTGGGGTGGCTCGCTGCTTGGCGGGTTCGCCGTCGGGACCTACCTCGGGTTCTTCTGGGTCGCACCCGCGGTCGTCTCCTATCTGGTCTCGGACGCGGTCACCAACGGGATGGTCGTCTCTTTCCGGATCAGCAGTTTCTTTTGGCTGGTGATCTTCACGACCGCCGGCATCGGCTTCCTGTTCAACGTCGTCGTCACGATGGCGCTTTTCCACGTCGGCGGCATCGTCCGGTACCGGACGATGCTGCGGGGATGGCGTCCCGTCGTGGTCGGCATCTTCGCCGTCGCCGCAGTCGCCAGCCCGAAAGGAATCCTGACGATGTTGCTCTTTGCGATCCCGATCGCGCTGACGTACATGCTCGGGCTCGCCGTACTCTATGCACTGACCGGTGGCGGCCGCCTATTCGGCGGTAAGGGTGGTGGCCCGGACCTCGAGACGGGGCTTCTCGGCCGGTAACGATTGTACGTAGCGCCGTCGGCGGCCAGTAGCATTTTCCGGTGACATCGACAGCTTCGAACATGCAGAGACGCAACTGCATCGTCACTGGTGTCGCGATGATGACGACAGCAATAGCCGGCTGCGCGACGACATCCGACGAGGACGTCCTCGACCCCGACACGGACGCGAGTGATTTCCTGCCGAACAGCGACGACTGGCCGCTCGACGAAGCGATCGCACAGGACGAGGCAAGCGTCGGGGCGAGCGACGGGATCATGGGCCTGTGGGACGGGCCCGAAGGAGAGCATCGGTACACGATGGTCATAATGCGGTTCGACGACGAGGAAACCGCCGAACGAATCGTCGAAGACGAGTACGGCGACTGGGATCTCAACCTCCAACACGGCGTGTTCACGTTCGCCGTCAACGGCGAGAACACGACTCACGCACGAGACCTGCTCGCGGACTCGCCGGCGCTCGACGAAGACATCGTCGACGAGAAGACCTGAACGGCGTCCCGACGAACCGGCCGGCGGCCAGTGCCAGAGTTAAGAGGGAACCCGACGAAACAGCAACCCGGATGCCAAAGATCAGCGTCGAAATCCCGGAGGAACTGCTCGAGGATCTGGACGAACACGTCGGCGACGACGGAAAGTTCGTCAACCGCAGCGACGCGATCCGCGCGTCGATCCGCAAGACACTCGACATCTTAGACGAGATCGACGAACGACACGACCGCCTCGAGACTGAAGAGTAGGCGATGGGCTGTCGACGGTCGTCCGTTTCGTGCAGACTGCTTCGACAATCCGTCTCAGTCGCGCTCGAGTGGCTGTGCGAACCCGAAGTTCGGTTTCACGTCGTCGACCCGGACCGTGACGACATCGCCCTCCTCGGCCGCCGGGACGAACAGGCGGTAGCCGTCGACAGACGCGATTCCGTCACCCTCGCTACCGACGTCTTCGATCTCGACCTCGAGTTCGTCGCCCGGCTGTACCGGTGCGGTGATCCGCCCCTTCGCGATGAAGTATACCTCGGAAGACTCCTTGCGAGAGGCTTCGGGGTTCGTGACGCGAACGTACTGGAACTCTTCTTCGATTTCGTCTTTGAAGTCGTCGACGTCAGGCCCTTCGAAAATCTTCACGACGAAGTCGCCACCGGTGTCGAGCAACTCCGTCGCCGTCTCGTAGGCCTGCCGGGCGAGGTGTAGCGACCGGGCCTGATCGAGCGAGTACTCGCCGGACATGTTGGGTGCCATGTCGGAGACGACCACGTCGACGGTTCCGCCGGCGGCGTCAACGACCCGCTCGCGCGTGCGCTCTTCGGTCATGTCGCCACGAAGCGTCTCGATGCGGTCGTCGATCTCGTCGTCGAACCCCTTGATCCGCTGAAGATCGACGCCGATGACCTGCCCCTCGGAACCGACTGCTTCGGCAGCGACCTGCAGCCAGCCACCCGGAGCCGCACCGAGGTCGACGACCGTGTCGCCACGAGAGATGACATCCTCGAGCTCGTCGAGCTGTTTGAGTTTGTACGCCGCTCGAGAGCGGTAGCCTTCCTGCTTTGCCTTGTTGTAGTAGTGGTCTTTTCGAGCCATCGAATTCGTCAGTTGTCCGTCGTAGGAGGTCGAGACGGTTAGGTGTCGCGACTCGAGAAAACCAACCTCGAGTTCGTGACACCCAGTCGGCTCGTTCTCGGCCGCGTCTCGGCTCGCGTCGATCCGCCGGCCCGCGATCCGCGCTGGCTGATCGACCGGCGACGACAGCGGATGGTCGAAACACTCGTGGCCGGCTGCTATCGGTGCCGATCGATCACGACCGCCCGTGCCGGCGTCGGTCTCGTCGGGACAGACGTCGGTGTCTCTCCGTCACTCGAGGCATCATTCGGTTCGTCGATCGTCTTCGACTGCCGGGAGAGTGTCCCACCCCGGCGTCTCCGATGCACCACGGGCACGCTCGATCTGTCCGCCTAGCTCCGGCGTCAGCTCCGCAGTCGAGCGTGCGAGAGCCTGCCACTCCCGAATCGCCGGGCCGACCCACGACTCCGTCTCGTCACCGACCGCTCGCTCTTTCCCCCACTCGTAGTGAGAGTCCGAAATCGCGAGCGTGCCGGGACTCGAGGCGGCGGCGACGGCCAGACACTCCGCTCGATCGGCCGCCGTGAGGTTCCCGTCGACGAGTCGATCGATCGTTCCCTCGAGATCCCTGGGCCGTGGGTGACAGAAGAGTTTCTCGCCGATCGCCTGCGAGCCAAGCAGGAGATCTTCGGGCGTCGTCTCGACACTCTCCGCGAGCAGTCGGTTGCCGCCGACGGCCGCTTCGACGCGTTCGCACTCAGTCTCGTACTCGAGCGCGAGGTTGTGAGCAGGATAGGCACTACATTCCGCGGGAAACAAGTCTTCGTCGTGGACCCGGCACTGCAGGGTCTCGGGGTCGAGAAAGACACAGGCTGGCAGCCACGACGATTCCGCGCGGTCGAAAGGGGCAACCGGCTTCGGCGGTTTGCACAGACCGACGAAAAAGACCGGCCGTCCAGCGACGGCGGCGACCTCGTAACCGTCGATCGTGACGCCTTCCTCGTCGTCGCGAGCGCCCCAGAACCGCAGCGTCAGCGCGGCAGCCATCCCCGCCTCGAGAAAGTCTCTGACCTCGTCACGAGCGAGTGCGACGAAGTTCGGATCGTCGTCCAGCGGCGGCCGACTGTTCTCGCCACTGTGGAGAGGGCCACGGCTCGAGTCGCTCACGTCCCCGTCTTCGTCGGTCAACTCCGCGAGCAGCGGCTGCCAGTCGAGACAACAGCCCGCACAGCCCTCGCAGTTCACCTTCATACAGCCGAATACGGACTCGACGCGCATAATCGTGTCTGCCCTCGAGGGGAACGACTTTCACCGTTCGGCGACCACCTCCGGGTATGGCAAAGGACTCCTGTGACGGCTGTGGCCGAACCGTAACCGTCGCCGGCGGCATCGCCAACATCTGGACGTTCGGCCAGGACGACGGCAGCGAGGGGACGGCGATGACGCTGGAGTTCGAGGACGGCACGGACCATCTGCTCTGTTATCCCTGTATGGAGGTGTTGCCGGACAACCCGACCGCCGAGGACGTCGAGCGACTCGAGGAAGTCGACGCGGAGACGTCGCGGCTCACCGAGTACTGATACGGACCGCTAGTCGTCGTTTTTCGTCCGAAAATGGCGGTAGGGGGCGAGCGTGGAGACGACCGCTGGAGCCGGCCTGATACGGACTACTGTAAGGCGGTTCCGACGCAACCGCGACCTGACGTCGGTTGCGTCGACAAACTGTTACAGCATTCCGTCTGACACCGGGGACACGATTGCGTCACTGCACCGCACTGCACCGCAAGCGGAAGGGGTGGGATTTGAACGCCACGAGGCTGACGCCGCCGCGGGCCAGAAGGCACCGCGGTGCTCTACCGCTGAGCGACCCTTCCGCACGTCGATTCGAAGGCGGATTTCGTATTTGTAATCGGGCAGCTACCCGCGGGTAGCTCCCACCTACGAACCGTTTTCCGATCGGTGCCGGTTGTGGCTCCCGGTGCGAGGTCCCGACGGATGACGACGACTCGAGAGCTCTCTCCCGTGGAGGCACCGGAACTGACTGCCCTCTACGAGGACGACGAGTGGTGGGAGGACCGCGAGGTCGACGACGTTCGTTCGGCGCTCGAGGACACCGAAGTCGCGATTATCGCGACCCGACCGATTGCGGTGCATAACAGGTACGACCGTCGCCGTCCTCGTCGGGAAGTACGCGGCCGGTGCGACGCTCGGGACGCTCCTCGTCGCGTACGGCCTCCAGGAGTTCCTGTCCGCGACTGGACACTCGTGGTTCCGGTACACCGCGTACTAGGGCAGCGGTGTACTCGTCACGTTCGTCGGCTGGGTGATCCTGATTCTCACCTTCGTCAACCTGTACGGCGAACTGAACGGTTCGTAGGGCGTCGATCGACGCCACTCGAGTCGATATAGTTGCCGTGAATTTACAGCACGAGCGACGGTCCGTAGCCTTTAGGATCGGTCCGGTCCGTGAGTCGAACGGTGAACCCCGACCGGAGCTTCGAGGAGTTTCCCGCGCCCAGCTACCGCGGGAACCAGGAATCCGCCCTCCAAGACATTCGTGACGCGTTCGCGGCCGACAACGACATCGTCCTCGTGCGTGCGCCGACCGGCAGCGGCAAGTCTCTGCTTGCACGCGCCGTCGCTGGCTGTGCCCGGCCCGCCGGCGAGGCCGACCCCAGCGAGGCAACGGGTGCCTACTACACGACCCCACAGGTTTCGCAACTCGACGACGTCGCGGCCGACGACCTGCTCGCCGATCTCAACGTGATCCGCGGGAAGTCGAACTACACCTGCATCCTGCCGGACGAACGAAACACGCCGGTCAACCAGGCACCCTGCGTCCGCGAACGAGGGTACGACTGCTCGGTGAAACACCGCTGTCCGTACTTCTCCGACCGAGCGATCGCCTCGAACCGCGAGATTGCGGCGATGACGCTCGCCTACTTCATGCAGACCGCCGGCAGCGAGGTCTTTCGCAAACGCGACGTCGTCGTCGTCGACGAAGCCCACGGCCTCGCCGAGTGGGCCGAGATGTACGCGACCATCCAAATCGGCCCCCGAACCGTCCCGTTCTGGGACGACCTCCGACTGCCCGACATCGACGACCTCGAGCGTGCCGTCCGCTACGCAGAGAACCTCCAGCAGACCTGCACCCGGCGCAAAGACGAACTGCTGACACAGGAGTCGCTGACGCCCGGCGAGGTCCGTGAACGGGACCGACTCCAGGAACTAATCGGCGAACTCGACTGGTTCGTCTCCGACTATCGGGACCCACAGAGCCCGACGACGTGGCTCGTCGACCAGTCCGAGCCCTCGAGCGACGACGAGAAAAAAGAGGGCGGGCCGCTGACCGTCAAGCCGATGAATCCCGAGAAGTACCTCCAGCACACCGTCTGGGACCGAGGTAACAAGTTCGCCCTGCTATCGGCGACCATCCTCAACAAAGACGCCTTCTGTCGCCAGGTCGGCCTCCCCCCCGACAACGTCGCACTGGTCGACGTCGGCCACACCTTCCCCGTCGAAAACCGGCCGCTGTACGACATCACCCAGGGGAAGATGACCTACGAACACCGATCGGAAACGACGCCGAAGATCGCCCGTACTATCGTCCGGATCATGCAAAACCATCCCGACGAGAAAGGACTGGTTCACGCCCACTCCTACGACATCCAGGAGCGACTCGCCGACCGACTCGCCGACTTCGGCGTCGGCGACCGGGTCCGGACCCACGACCGAGACAGTCGTGATGCCGACCTAGAAGCATGGAAAGCCACCGACGACCCTGACGTCTTCCTCTCGGTGAAGATGGAGGAAGCACTGGATTTGAAAGGCGACCTCTGTCGATTCCAGGTCCTTTGCAAGGCTCCCTTCCTCAACACCGGCGATTCGAGAGTGGCACACCGACTCGAGGAAGGACAGTGGGCGTGGTACTACCGAACCGCACTGCAAACGGTCATCCAGGCCTGTGGCCGGGTCGTTCGCGCCCCCGACGACCACGGTGCGACGTATCTGGCCGACTCGAGCCTGCTCGACCTGTTCGAGCGAGCGAAGTCCGACATGCCCGGCTGGTTCAAAGAGCAAGTCGACCGGATGTCACGACCGGAGCTGCCAGCGTTCGAGCCACGGGCTGCAGTCGGCGAAACGGACTCGAGTAGCCCGTCACGAACCGACACCGGGAGTTCGACCGGAGCGAAAACGAACGCGGACCGTTCTCGCCAGTCACGTCGCTCGTCGTCTCGAGCCTCGCGGTCGCGCTCGCAGTCGAGCCCTGTCGCCGACGTCTGGGAGACGGACGGCTAAAACGCAGCGAGGGCACCCCAGGCGATCATCGAGGTCGCCATGAGGACCGCAAAGAGCAGTGCCATGATCTGACTTCTATTCATACGCTCCGATACTCGCGCCGCTATCATGAATGTCACGACCGATCTCGCTCGAGCGACCGCGAGAACAGCCCCATGGTGTAGTCACGGGACGGACATGCCATGGTCACGTGACGTTGAACACTGCCACCGAGAGGACGAGCGTAAGTAGAAGCGTTAGCAGAACCGCCCACAACAACACGATCAACGTGAGGGAAAACGGAGAGGACGAAAACCGCTGTTTTTGATCGGTCTCAGGATCACTGGCAGCTTCCGAGAACGTGAATGCACGTGAGTCTGTCTCTGATCGACTGGCACCGGATTCGAAAGTGATCGGTACCTCAGTTCGGTCGTTTGGCTCGGAGTATGCCGACCGATACGAGATATAGTCGAGAATGTCGACAGCCAAGCTATAGTTCGAGGCCGTAGCGATCGTGTCCGACTCTTCGTCGTACTGGATAATGTCGTGGTCCACCAGTTTCGGAATGTGATTCTGTTTGAGTGAAACACGGACGCTGTTGTGTCGGCCGTCACCGTAACCATCTTCACTCGTGACGATCTCGTTCACGACCGCATTTAGTGGAGTTCGACAGTCATGTCCCTTTAAAGCCCGAATTGTGATCCGCCTTCGTTCGTTAGAAATGAGTTCGATAAGCCACTCACGGTCGCTCGAAGCAGATTGCTCATCGACTGTCTTATTGTGAGAGCCCATCACAAACAGTGGGACAATTACCTCATATATAGTACCTCCGGACAATTCAGACTCGGCGTAAGTGATACTGCCGGACAGAACGACGTGACGATCGGTCGCTCTGCTGGGGCCGTCACCGGTGGAGACGGCCGCAAATCCGCGACCGACTTCGTATTGACTTCTGTCCGACACACAGTCTGACCAGCAGAAAGCGATAGAATCGGTCGCTGGTCACTCGAGAAGTAGTGGGGTGGCGACCCGTAACAGTTCACTGCTGTCCAAGTCGTTTTCCGTACAGAACAGCACCGACGATCACAGCCATCAGCAACACACCTGCACCGAAGGCAGCGCCCACAATCGTAAGCGGCGACAGATCGAGGACGCTTTCACTGATAGCCGTTTCAGTACCGACCACTTCGAGCGAGGCTGACTCGGTCGTGATTTCTTCGCTGCTGGCTTCGTACACATCGAGGTCTGCCGTATTAACCAGTGTATCCGCCTCTATAAACTGGATGTCAGTCTCGTCACCCCCAGTGCCGACGACGTCGAACTCTAGGACTGCTACTGTCGGATGTTCGTGTCCATCCTGGTGAGAACTCGTCAGGTACACCCAGCCGTCGTCGTTGTCAAAGTTCGTGACTGGATCAGGAAAATCCGCGCCGGTAGCATTGTCAAACTGGAGAACGGACGGATCGAAAGAGACGTTCGCCTCGTATCCGGCGAGATCATCACCACGTGCGCCGAGTGTGACTACTGCGGCTTCTTCCGGACTTTCGGTTTCGGCTTCGAGCACTACGCCGAATTCGTCTTCCACCGTGGCAACCTGGGAGGTTTGGGTCGAAGGCAATCCGGCCGCAGTTACAGGTGCGGCAAAGAAGCCAGTAACGACCACCAGAGCCAGTAGGACACCGGCGACCGTAGACGCCGTTGTTATGTGTTTCATGCACAATGTACCAATAGCAGTGCTGTTAAAATTTTCGCAAATATACGTAATCTAACAGGCAGACGAGTCGGCAACAATCGATGGACAGATGCTGAATCGCCAGAAGTGGCGTGGAGCAGGGAGAACCTACTCGTGTGGATGGCTAGTGCCAGTTATCCTGCCAGAGCAGGAGCCACCTCTTGTTCTTCAGGTTCGAAACCGGGATGATCAGGTTCGGTGATGTGTTGCAGGATAGCGGTCACGTCGGCAGATGTCACGTCGCCGTCCTGGGTCACGTCACCGTAGGTTTCGACCGCTTCGGGGTCGACCGGGATGTCCTGGCCAGCCAGGTACGCCTGGACTACGACAGCGTCACCAGCGTGGATCTCGCCGTCGCCGAGCACGTCACCGAGCTCGCGGTCGAGCGACTTGATTTCGCCCCAGTCTAGGTCAGTCTTCAGTTTCTCACCCATCTCGTCGGTCACGACGCTGTCGTCCTCGAGGTGGAGTTCGGTCGTCTCTCCCTCCTCGAGACCTGACGCGTTGAACTCGATCTTTGCCAGGTCAGGGTCGTCGTACCCTTCGGCTTCGGCACCGGCCACGTACAGCCAGCCGTCGTCGTTGTCGATCTGGTACTCTACGTTGATGTCCTGTTCGATGACGCTCTCGATGGAGACGTTCTCAGGATCGAAGTCGATGAACGACTGGAAGCCAGCGATGTCATCGTCGGAGTCCGAGTAGACCGTCGTCCAATCTTCCGGGTAGTCCTCCGAGACGTTCGCGTCCTCGATCGACATGCTAGCTACCGCTTCGGGCTCTTCGGCATCCATGAAGTACTCGATCGAGTTAGTCAGGACGTCGACACCGTCGTCGGTGTGATCGCCAGGGGAAATCCAGCCGAATCCAACCGACGTCAAGAGCACGTCGTTACGATCGTAATCGACGGCAACACCGTCGTCACCGTCTGCCTGTTCGGCGACGACGTCAGCATCCGTGCCGCTGAACGAAGCGCCGTCACCGAACGTGTCGGTGTGTACCGTTATCTCGTCGCCTGGCTCTGCAACGTCTTCGAAGATCGGGTGTGCTTCCTCGACGTGCCAGGTCGCAAGGTCCGTGCTCCGGACGACGTCAGCCGGGTCGTCGATCACATCAGATCGAGTGTCTAACGAGTCAGGACCGATGTTCTGAGACGTGTAAACGGTCGAAACGTCGTCAGTCACATCGAACCACTCCTCGGCGTTGCCGTCGTCGAGGGAGTGGACGAAGTACGAATCGTACGCGTCGACATCGTCCAGCGCGTCACTAGAGTCGACCGAGTCGACCTCGTACACAGCAGGATAGTAGTCCTCGAGTTTGTCTGCCCAATCGTCTCCGTAGGTTGCCATATCGTCGATAACAGCAACCTGGAAGAACTCGTCGAACGCTTCCGTCGGACCGGTCGTCGCGACGAGTTCGTCACCAGCGCCTTCGAAGGTGTGTTCGAGTTCGATT contains:
- a CDS encoding ribbon-helix-helix domain-containing protein, whose amino-acid sequence is MPKISVEIPEELLEDLDEHVGDDGKFVNRSDAIRASIRKTLDILDEIDERHDRLETEE
- a CDS encoding 23S rRNA (uridine(2552)-2'-O)-methyltransferase — its product is MARKDHYYNKAKQEGYRSRAAYKLKQLDELEDVISRGDTVVDLGAAPGGWLQVAAEAVGSEGQVIGVDLQRIKGFDDEIDDRIETLRGDMTEERTRERVVDAAGGTVDVVVSDMAPNMSGEYSLDQARSLHLARQAYETATELLDTGGDFVVKIFEGPDVDDFKDEIEEEFQYVRVTNPEASRKESSEVYFIAKGRITAPVQPGDELEVEIEDVGSEGDGIASVDGYRLFVPAAEEGDVVTVRVDDVKPNFGFAQPLERD
- a CDS encoding YkgJ family cysteine cluster protein; translated protein: MKVNCEGCAGCCLDWQPLLAELTDEDGDVSDSSRGPLHSGENSRPPLDDDPNFVALARDEVRDFLEAGMAAALTLRFWGARDDEEGVTIDGYEVAAVAGRPVFFVGLCKPPKPVAPFDRAESSWLPACVFLDPETLQCRVHDEDLFPAECSAYPAHNLALEYETECERVEAAVGGNRLLAESVETTPEDLLLGSQAIGEKLFCHPRPRDLEGTIDRLVDGNLTAADRAECLAVAAASSPGTLAISDSHYEWGKERAVGDETESWVGPAIREWQALARSTAELTPELGGQIERARGASETPGWDTLPAVEDDRRTE
- a CDS encoding DUF7561 family protein, producing MAKDSCDGCGRTVTVAGGIANIWTFGQDDGSEGTAMTLEFEDGTDHLLCYPCMEVLPDNPTAEDVERLEEVDAETSRLTEY
- a CDS encoding helicase C-terminal domain-containing protein; its protein translation is MNPDRSFEEFPAPSYRGNQESALQDIRDAFAADNDIVLVRAPTGSGKSLLARAVAGCARPAGEADPSEATGAYYTTPQVSQLDDVAADDLLADLNVIRGKSNYTCILPDERNTPVNQAPCVRERGYDCSVKHRCPYFSDRAIASNREIAAMTLAYFMQTAGSEVFRKRDVVVVDEAHGLAEWAEMYATIQIGPRTVPFWDDLRLPDIDDLERAVRYAENLQQTCTRRKDELLTQESLTPGEVRERDRLQELIGELDWFVSDYRDPQSPTTWLVDQSEPSSDDEKKEGGPLTVKPMNPEKYLQHTVWDRGNKFALLSATILNKDAFCRQVGLPPDNVALVDVGHTFPVENRPLYDITQGKMTYEHRSETTPKIARTIVRIMQNHPDEKGLVHAHSYDIQERLADRLADFGVGDRVRTHDRDSRDADLEAWKATDDPDVFLSVKMEEALDLKGDLCRFQVLCKAPFLNTGDSRVAHRLEEGQWAWYYRTALQTVIQACGRVVRAPDDHGATYLADSSLLDLFERAKSDMPGWFKEQVDRMSRPELPAFEPRAAVGETDSSSPSRTDTGSSTGAKTNADRSRQSRRSSSRASRSRSQSSPVADVWETDG
- a CDS encoding DUF7344 domain-containing protein; this translates as MGSHNKTVDEQSASSDREWLIELISNERRRITIRALKGHDCRTPLNAVVNEIVTSEDGYGDGRHNSVRVSLKQNHIPKLVDHDIIQYDEESDTIATASNYSLAVDILDYISYRSAYSEPNDRTEVPITFESGASRSETDSRAFTFSEAASDPETDQKQRFSSSPFSLTLIVLLWAVLLTLLLTLVLSVAVFNVT
- a CDS encoding cohesin domain-containing protein — encoded protein: MVVTGFFAAPVTAAGLPSTQTSQVATVEDEFGVVLEAETESPEEAAVVTLGARGDDLAGYEANVSFDPSVLQFDNATGADFPDPVTNFDNDDGWVYLTSSHQDGHEHPTVAVLEFDVVGTGGDETDIQFIEADTLVNTADLDVYEASSEEITTESASLEVVGTETAISESVLDLSPLTIVGAAFGAGVLLMAVIVGAVLYGKRLGQQ